TTCACAAAGATGAGCCCTTAAGTTGAAGGGGTTGGTCGTATAGATATAGAATGAATAAGATGATATATGCATACGAATGGGGAAGATGGGGGATTTTGTGATGAGTTGGGGACCAAAGAGAGTGTGTTGATGAAAAGGGGGTTTGTTCTTTTGTCTAAGTTTGGGGCAGACAAAGAGTAGGTTAGCAGAAACTAAGGACAAAACAATTTTAGGAACTGGAAGTGGACTTTAAAGTGTACTAATTGTTTTGCTCTCTTtccacttttcatttaattttttctctcaatccGTACAATggaaaaaccctaaacccactCTTCTTTTATTAACCCCATTTCTACACgttattgttttttccttttttctttctttctttcatcttttcctTCTCATATCTTCCCCTTCATTTGCCTCCTCCTTATATAGTAACTCTCTTCACTCTCCCATCAATTCCTCACTCTCCTACATTCCTTCACGTGATTCTAACCATTCATCCATTACATACATTCAAAATCTCTTAAACCGCGCTTAGCTTCTTCCAATTgtagaatttttaaatattcactATGTATGTATTTACCATTGTGAACGTACGTTGTATAAACTCCCATTATGTATTTTCTTCAACACTCTCTCTGTTATAAActtgttttctctctttttccaggtagttaatatattgttaataaattatgatttgtgtttaattaatagctGTAATTTACCTAACTAGTacgtatttttcttttctgtatTCCTCGTTTGTACTCTAATCTCTCACGTTACAATGGAAGTGAGATTATgctaattattttaatcattaaataaaatacacaaAAGGTACGTAGTATCAAAGCCTTAAGTCTTGCCAACAACTAACACATGTAGTATCACAGTCGAGTAAGTGGATCCAAAATCCAAATGGGAAACTATACACTATTAGTATGAAATCCTTTTTGAGGTCTTTTGGTTTAGTTGTAATAGTTGCTTCAAGTACATGCAAGATTAGGTAGATTAGAATGGAAGAAGGGgaataatatatagatatataaaaaaagaaaaggaatttgGGATGAGAGAGTTTGCATGCACATGATTACAATAAATGGCTGGGGGGGGAGGAGGggtttttgaagtttaaaatataaagaaaagggGAGGGGGtgattattaatattgatattgttaaaatattaaggGGTGAAAGAAGAAGTGGATATGTGTGTCTAAGCTAAATTTGCGGCAACAGAAGTCAGTAAATGCTAACGTGCATGCAGTAAATACACATAACATGCCTCTCTACCTATacatcattttattaattccttttttcttcactccaCATCCACATCCACATCCACATGCACTCACTCttcttatctctctctctctctctctcttttcttgtataatatatagtaatattaCCCTAATTaatcttctccattttctaCACCAACTCCTCTCTTATACGtacccttctttttcttttctggcACTGAATTTTTTGGGAGAGAAACCAAGCCAACACCCATTACATAAAACATCTTAATTACGTtagtttttgtcatttttttctgtACAATGTGTTAGTAATTACCTAAAATATCTCTTCATTTTGATCCTTGTATCTTATTAATTACTGTACTAAAGAAATCTATCATCTTCCTAGTTCTCAACTAAAAGTagtcttttttaattaaaatgtttctcACTTTTTATGACCTGTGGATTTgtaatccaaaatttcaaaatcagttTTATGTTCAATATGTGGCTCTAGTTATTGTTTATgaaataacattttgatttaGACGGGTGTATATATTGtgaattaagtttattttatcgttgtgacatttaatttctttaaaacatctcttgttctaaaaaaaattgaaaaatgaaggagtaccattttcatatttagatTGTGTTACTTGAACggtatttattaaatatagtaTGATAAGTTGCAATTCTTTTAACATTAGCGAAGGTAATTGAATTTCTAAtgcatgttttgttttctaatataaattgAGGAACTATGAAACTTCGTGGTTCTTTGTATATGTATAAATCGTGTGAGtttaataaaacttaaaacctagctttaatttaagttaattgaATTTGTTAGTGTGGtctaatattttatacttatattttattaatataaatatgctACAAAAAGTgatgtatattatttatgaaaattattctttttggttgaaattttgattgcattatttatattctttctcgggctttcttttcttcattttttaatattcacaACTCGGAAGATGCCTTGTATGAGTACACGCATTAGTAATTAAATGtgtcaaagaaaattaaagatgaaTGTTAGATTTTGTTCCCAACCATGTATGCAATGTATATACATTTCTTCATTCTCTCTTATAGTTTTGTTGTCCACTCGACAAAACATATTCAAAATGAATTACCAATTAGTAATGACTAAAAATTTGTCCTAAGGAATAAAAACATACAACATGGCACATAccatcttatatatatatatatatatgaaaaggaataattgtattgtattgtatgaacttaaaagaaaagttaattaaattataataaacaaaaacgtgtgtttaattaataatcaacTACCTCCcgaagactttttttttcttactataataaaaaaagtattgaaaagaaaaagaaactcaaaacaaTATTGAATTGATAACCATATATGTATCCGCGGGAATCAAGGGGGCATCACCTTGGGAAGTTAAAGGGTAACGATCTTCTTAAATacgttttaattaattatatctttatttatttatttattgttttttctaattctaataaaccattaaattatatattaatcgattagaagggaaaaatgaaaaggcaGTGGTCAATATAAATACGAAAACCAAGCTTCTTCAAACATGAAAGAATTCATGTTTTTGTATTGGgattaatgaattttttttaaaatcaatagagATATGCTATAGATTCTTCAAAATGAGGGTTGGAAATATCATtctttaaactaaattagtaCAGCTTTGtacgttaaaaaaaaaaaatgacatttcaATCTTATTGTTCGTTTATTTTTGTGATggattttgatttgatatatagttttgacactaattaattataaaccttttaattaaatatttaagaagGTGGTCtaaattcttaaattaaaaaatttaaatcaataaacaatTGATTAATTCgaacttttaacattttggTCCAAGATACATGTATTAAACTAAGTCAAAAGTTGTAATTAAAGTAGCATTTTTTACAACTTACCTTTTCAATCAACTAGGAGTGGTAATTGGTTCGTATTTTTTGAACCAACAGAAACCAAATCCGATCAAACCAAtcgattttataaaatagtgAACAAAATCAAGGTTCgttgttttggttttgtgtTGTACGCTTACTATCCACTATTGTTGTTAGTTAATTTCTTCCTTATTGTGGCATCTGTATAGTGGGCTACCACCCATTAGACCAATCCACGGTCCAAATAGTTCGCTGGGCCATGATGCGGCCCAACCCAATCGATTGGGCTCATCACTAACAATGAGCtcaaattcttgtttttcttttaaattagatTAGTAATATGGTGTTGGAGAGATGGATGTGAAGTTTGATAGTAAAAATTCATGCTTCAACCTCATGAAATTATGGTTAATGATGAGTGAAAAATCAGAAATAGTTGCTAAATGAAAAACATAGGAAAGTGCAAGAGTAGAGTTGATAAGAGAGGGGAAGATGTGTTTAGGCACAAGTATTAAACTCCACAAAAAGAATACAAttcaatcaaaacaaaaccttCGAATAAGTTTGTCTCACATGAAGAGTTTTGAGATTGAGAGAAAATACCTCCACAATTCTTACAAatgggaatatatatataataaagaaatagaaaaattattgaatatggTCATTGAATATATGTGTGATTTCAGTGTAGAAATTATTTAACCATAGGGAATAATTTTTCCATTAAAAGTGATTAGAGATGAGTTGTGAAGTTTCAAAGTAGAGCGCAAGCTGTCCTTTGCTTGCGAGCCTTTTTCTTTGGTCTCGGAGGCCTCAACGCTACCTTTATTGCCgcatcaaacacatttttaacattctgcacccaaagaaaaaacaccACCCACACTTTCAAAAATTATGTTATTCAAAGGTgactgataccatattaaactgAAGAATTAAATAGATCACTCTCTAATATACCAATGGTATTTATAGATGTGGAGAGAGGAAAGACTGCCAATGAAAAATGCTGTAccttttgggttttggagcTGCATTCTATGTATGTAATTGCCCCAATCATCTTCCTCAGTTCCTCCCCCTAGAGATAAAAAACCTtaaatccaacccaacccaacacTATACATGAATCTACCTTTTTTATCAACtcttttctttagtttaatttCATTACCTGAGCTGCTGTTATGGGTGTTGCTCCTGGATGATCAATCAAATACTCTCTGTCCTCTCGTAGATCTACAACAAtttcaatatcttttaatttagttcGTTAAAATTGTTCATAAAACTCGAACTTTGGTCTTTTAGTGCCatgaagtttaaaaaaaggatCACTTCTTTAATTACCGAGCTTAGTTCCAACCAGAACAATTGGTACATTTGGAGCATAATGTTTAAGTTCAGGAAGCCACtgcaaagaaaacaaaaacaagaatcaTTACCGTGACATTCACGacataatattaataatacgTCAGGAAGAACTCAAATTACCTTCTTGAAGATGTTCTCATAACTAGCTTTGCTTATAAGAGAAAATGCCAATAAAAAAACATCAGCTCCTCTGTAACTCAGAGGCCTCAATCTGTTGTAATCTTCCTGTCCTGTATTTCCATAACCAAGTTCTTAAAAAATACCGAagaatttcaaaaaagaaaaccgtATTTACTATTTGATTAATTGAATTACCAGCAGTGTCCCATAAGCCAAGATTGACAGTGCTGCCATCGACTACTACATTGGCACTGAAGTTATCAAACACAGTCGGAACATAATCCTATCACAATacaacaaaaaaccaaatgaaaaaaatcgacacccagaaagaaaaaaagttgttgaATTCAATTGAAATTAGGGAAGTTGTGAAATGGGTACCGTGGGAAAAGTGTTGCTAGTGTAAGAAATGAGCATACAAGTCTTCCCGACGGCGCCGTCGCCAACCGTGACACATTTGATAAACCTGGCTGTGCTCATAACTTAGGAAGGGGTCCTCTGTGTTTCTGTTGCCGTAATGGTTGTTGTTGGTGAATAAGAAGACAGGGTTTAAAAGAAGATACAAATTTGTAGAAGAATGGAAGAAGACAAAAAGCAGAGAGTAAAATGTGGGGTTGGAGGTTTTGTAAGTTGGAACaaacaaattccaaaatcCAACCACTTGGAACAGAAAGGAAGGGAAATGATGATTGCAAAAGAGGGAAGAAGgctttttgtttagtttagttttgttttgatatttgagggttttctttttcttgaagtGGAAGGAAGATGAGATGGAATTTGGGGAATGAGAAAGTTGCTGTTAGGTGAAGGGTGGAGTGGAGGTGGTTAATTAAGTGGGATTTGGGTAATGTATTAGAGAAGGATTTAgtgattaattgattaaacaaaaaatcaaaaaaatcaacatcaaAACTTCAGAAAGTAGATGTTGGAGTGAAAGGGATTACAGAGATTAGTTAAAGGGTTTAGATTGGGATTTTGGGAATTGGGTGTTAAAGAGTTAGGTGAAGTTCATCCATCTGGGTTTTGGAGTTTGGTCTTTTAGGCCCTTCCacccacttttttttctctctaagaAAGGTCCATTTGGCTTCCTCAAtatgacatttttacaaagTTTGGAAATTGGAAGTGGTGTTACAACAATGGGTGTTTGTAACTTTGTTTTGCACCCTCATTTCACTTAAGttggtttgatttgatttagattaagtttctatttattaatttgtaattgaaattCATGCAATCTTAATGGGTTAAATTCATTCGGTTGGTTTAACACTCTTCATTACTATATTATCCTTAgagttgagaaaaaaaagcatacaTCTTTATCCTATCATCCATTGATCAAATTCATGTTCTTCAATAGAGTTTttggtaaagaaaaatagggaggttattatttaaagaaagaaaaaccattcCATGAGTAACTTCAAAGGCAAgatattatttgtttagagTATAGAAAATCTAAACAAACTATGTATTTAGATCATAAGTTTGCAAtgcttttttgtttcaatttaattatttgggtATGTATTATAAGATGTGAAACATATACAAGATCATCATTGAAGTGTAAATAGTTGAAGTAGtagaaagaataattaaaagaagttaGTAATGAATCAATccaataaaacatttttcttgaGAAAAAGGAGAGAGTTGCATTTGTTGTTGAACTCGTTTTTCACAACGGCCTCCTCCCTCCACGTTTTAACCACAAATTAACAaagcttaattaattttagctTTCAActt
This DNA window, taken from Cucumis sativus cultivar 9930 chromosome 6, Cucumber_9930_V3, whole genome shotgun sequence, encodes the following:
- the LOC101218591 gene encoding rac-like GTP-binding protein RAC13, which codes for MSTARFIKCVTVGDGAVGKTCMLISYTSNTFPTDYVPTVFDNFSANVVVDGSTVNLGLWDTAGQEDYNRLRPLSYRGADVFLLAFSLISKASYENIFKKWLPELKHYAPNVPIVLVGTKLDLREDREYLIDHPGATPITAAQGEELRKMIGAITYIECSSKTQKNVKNVFDAAIKVALRPPRPKKKARKQRTACALL